One region of Chryseobacterium sp. C-71 genomic DNA includes:
- a CDS encoding TetR/AcrR family transcriptional regulator, with protein MSKAEKTKQFIIEKTAALFNSKGYTRTSLSDISEATGLTKGSIYGNFENRDELAIEVYKFNSGLLGKNLLRSFGDEFPTLLDKLYAFVAFYRKNWHFVFANGGCPIMNAATESDDTFPNLKKQVAISFENWKKTVSKIILKGQESGEFSKKINSEEYASLFIMLIEGGILLSKTTDDEKYLNLALDRVLSIIDREIKQTPL; from the coding sequence ATGTCTAAAGCAGAAAAGACAAAACAGTTCATCATCGAGAAAACCGCAGCCCTGTTCAACAGCAAGGGCTACACAAGAACGTCGTTATCTGACATTTCTGAAGCAACAGGCTTGACTAAAGGCAGCATTTACGGAAATTTCGAAAACAGAGATGAATTGGCAATAGAGGTTTATAAATTTAATTCCGGGCTTCTTGGGAAAAATTTATTGAGATCTTTTGGCGATGAATTTCCTACTTTACTTGATAAACTCTATGCATTTGTTGCTTTTTACCGAAAAAACTGGCATTTTGTTTTCGCAAATGGAGGTTGCCCGATTATGAATGCGGCAACAGAATCTGATGATACTTTCCCAAATCTAAAAAAACAAGTTGCCATTTCTTTTGAAAACTGGAAGAAAACCGTATCAAAAATCATTTTAAAAGGACAGGAAAGCGGGGAATTTAGTAAAAAAATTAATTCAGAAGAATATGCATCACTCTTCATCATGCTGATTGAAGGCGGAATTCTGCTATCAAAAACTACAGACGATGAAAAATACCTCAATCTTGCGCTAGATAGAGTACTATCAATCATCGATCGGGAAATAAAACAAACTCCATTATAA
- a CDS encoding uroporphyrinogen-III synthase: MRIKSILVSQPSPSESSPYLEIAKKEKIKIDFRPFIHVAGVDNKELRTQKIDLTQYTGIIFTSKNAIDHYFRLAEELRFSVPDTMRYICQSEAIANYLQKHIVYRKRKISFGEKNFTDLLPLFKKFPSEKYLLPSSDVLSADIPKTLDAANIQWTRAIMYRTVCSDLTDININDYDMLIFFSPQGIKSLQQNFPDFKQEDTKIGVFGPTTSAAAEEAGLKIDLMAPTKETPSMTMALEKYIKSLHK; this comes from the coding sequence ATGAGAATAAAGTCTATATTGGTTTCTCAACCATCACCTAGTGAATCTTCTCCATATTTGGAGATTGCAAAGAAGGAAAAAATAAAGATTGATTTCCGTCCTTTCATCCATGTTGCGGGGGTTGACAACAAAGAACTTAGAACACAGAAAATAGATTTAACGCAGTATACCGGTATTATTTTTACCAGTAAAAATGCGATCGATCATTATTTTAGGCTAGCAGAAGAATTGAGATTTTCCGTTCCTGATACCATGAGATATATCTGTCAGTCTGAGGCGATTGCCAATTATCTTCAGAAACACATCGTTTACAGAAAGAGAAAAATCAGCTTTGGCGAGAAAAATTTCACAGATCTTTTGCCTTTGTTTAAAAAGTTTCCATCCGAAAAATATTTGTTACCATCATCTGATGTTTTGAGTGCGGATATTCCTAAAACTCTGGATGCAGCAAATATTCAATGGACGAGAGCGATTATGTACAGAACAGTTTGCAGCGATTTGACAGACATCAACATTAATGACTACGACATGTTGATTTTCTTCAGTCCGCAAGGAATCAAATCTTTACAGCAAAACTTCCCGGATTTCAAACAAGAAGACACAAAAATCGGAGTTTTCGGCCCTACTACTTCAGCAGCTGCCGAAGAAGCAGGCTTAAAAATAGATTTGATGGCTCCCACAAAGGAAACACCGTCGATGACCATGGCACTTGAAAAATACATCAAAAGCTTACATAAATAG
- a CDS encoding sensor histidine kinase KdpD — protein MNNKFIPIISVFMTISLIVFVTLQFYWLKGYYGALEQEFSNKVYTALENTTKTVSELEAEKLFNENYENFRDNVKANSKQPSLTTIQQTIDSGTQRSIIYSKNLIEQRQLPLNKSGDSLRLTKMYTDGAAYTIKKDTTKREILTNEINQNIESGDYSFKEFIDVRGNNLPLTKRVEAKVLDSIITKELSMKGISSDFGYGVTDKNNKLTTVVNKVFQEKKEGNTYSYPLFTDTKDRTLYTLALVFPKKEYSLAMNNWPMLLGTFLSLLTILGIYIISINYMMRQKKIAEIKTDFINNMSHEFKTPLATISVATDSLANDKIATNPEKVRYYSSLIKQENLRMKKQVENVLNMSKLERNEVKLFLKETNVRELIKRTTESFGLIVTQRNGTLRQEFNADKYTFKIDEFHISNMLVNLLDNANKYSPEAPEIDVKTRNEGNWYVIEISDKGMGMETENKTRIFEKFFREETGNIHNVKGQGLGLSYVKKIVELHKGQVIVDSEKDKGSKFIIKLPMA, from the coding sequence ATGAATAACAAGTTCATCCCGATAATCTCAGTCTTCATGACAATTTCTTTAATTGTTTTTGTGACTTTGCAGTTTTATTGGCTTAAAGGATATTATGGAGCACTGGAACAAGAGTTTTCCAACAAAGTCTATACCGCTCTGGAAAATACCACAAAAACGGTTTCTGAATTAGAAGCAGAAAAATTATTTAATGAAAATTATGAAAACTTTCGGGACAATGTAAAAGCAAATAGTAAGCAACCTTCATTAACGACAATTCAACAGACTATAGATTCTGGAACACAGAGATCAATTATCTATTCTAAAAATCTGATCGAACAAAGGCAACTTCCTCTCAACAAAAGTGGAGATTCTTTGCGTTTGACAAAAATGTATACTGATGGTGCCGCTTATACGATAAAAAAAGATACTACAAAAAGAGAAATACTAACCAACGAAATCAATCAGAATATAGAAAGTGGCGATTATAGTTTCAAAGAATTCATTGATGTAAGAGGTAATAATCTTCCTCTCACAAAACGTGTTGAGGCAAAAGTTTTAGACTCTATTATAACGAAAGAACTCAGTATGAAAGGAATTTCTTCTGATTTTGGGTATGGAGTTACCGATAAAAATAATAAACTTACTACTGTAGTTAATAAAGTTTTTCAGGAAAAAAAGGAAGGAAATACTTATTCTTATCCTCTATTTACAGACACAAAAGACCGTACCTTATACACCTTGGCTTTAGTTTTTCCTAAAAAAGAATACTCTTTGGCGATGAATAACTGGCCAATGCTTTTGGGGACATTTCTTTCTCTACTGACAATTTTGGGAATTTATATCATTTCTATCAACTATATGATGAGGCAAAAAAAGATTGCCGAAATCAAAACAGACTTTATCAACAATATGTCTCATGAGTTTAAAACTCCTTTGGCGACCATTTCTGTTGCAACAGATTCTTTAGCGAATGATAAAATTGCGACTAATCCTGAAAAAGTAAGATATTACTCAAGTCTTATTAAGCAAGAAAACCTGAGGATGAAAAAACAGGTAGAAAATGTTCTGAATATGTCTAAGCTGGAAAGAAATGAGGTGAAATTATTCCTAAAGGAAACCAACGTAAGAGAATTAATTAAAAGAACTACAGAATCATTCGGACTCATTGTTACTCAAAGAAATGGTACATTGAGGCAGGAATTCAATGCCGATAAATACACTTTTAAAATTGACGAATTTCACATCTCAAATATGCTGGTCAACCTTTTGGATAACGCCAACAAATATTCTCCCGAAGCACCGGAAATTGATGTAAAAACAAGAAATGAAGGTAATTGGTACGTAATCGAAATTTCCGATAAAGGAATGGGAATGGAAACAGAAAACAAAACTCGGATTTTTGAGAAATTCTTCCGCGAAGAAACAGGAAACATTCACAATGTAAAAGGACAAGGGCTTGGGCTTTCTTACGTAAAGAAAATCGTTGAACTTCATAAAGGTCAGGTAATTGTGGATTCAGAAAAAGACAAAGGAAGTAAGTTTATCATTAAACTTCCAATGGCTTAA
- a CDS encoding PaaI family thioesterase, producing MDKLAKLQAFIGKEFTESPSPFMRWLNPIVISAEEGKIEFQYTVRPEWLNPMGNMHGGVTAAIMDDIIGATMFSLNEKNFIVTVNNAIDYFSTAKENDEIVAVSSIIKNGKQFVNAQCEIWNADKTRMIARGTSNLFKINN from the coding sequence ATGGATAAACTTGCAAAACTACAAGCATTCATCGGGAAAGAATTTACAGAATCTCCTTCTCCGTTTATGCGTTGGCTAAATCCTATAGTGATTTCTGCAGAAGAAGGAAAAATAGAATTTCAATATACGGTAAGACCAGAATGGCTGAATCCTATGGGAAATATGCATGGTGGAGTAACTGCAGCAATCATGGATGATATTATTGGCGCCACAATGTTTTCGTTGAATGAAAAAAACTTTATCGTGACGGTAAATAATGCCATTGATTATTTTTCTACAGCGAAAGAAAATGATGAGATCGTTGCGGTATCATCAATTATTAAAAACGGAAAGCAGTTTGTAAATGCGCAGTGCGAAATTTGGAATGCAGACAAAACGCGCATGATTGCAAGAGGAACTTCTAATTTATTTAAAATCAATAATTAA
- a CDS encoding response regulator transcription factor encodes MSNRILLVEDDQSFGAVLKDYLSINNFEVTLAVDGEQGLKEFTENEFDICIFDVMMPKKDGFSLAEDVKKIDKNTPIIFLTARNMREDILKGYQLGADDYITKPFDTELLLYKIKAILQRSSTLENEEQEQFKISNIFFDSMLRQLRVGDNEYKLSPKENELLKLLCLHRNDFMPRDLALRKIWKKENYFTARSMDVYIAKLRKLLKDDDGLEIINVHGEGFRLLVKN; translated from the coding sequence ATGAGCAACAGAATATTATTAGTAGAAGACGACCAGAGTTTCGGAGCGGTTTTGAAAGATTACCTTTCTATCAACAATTTTGAAGTGACTTTAGCAGTCGATGGCGAGCAAGGTCTGAAAGAATTTACAGAAAACGAATTTGACATCTGTATATTCGACGTTATGATGCCTAAAAAAGACGGTTTTTCTTTAGCGGAAGACGTTAAGAAAATCGATAAAAACACTCCTATTATCTTTCTTACTGCAAGAAATATGAGAGAAGATATATTGAAAGGATATCAACTGGGAGCTGATGATTACATTACAAAACCTTTTGATACTGAATTACTTTTATATAAAATCAAAGCGATTCTTCAGAGAAGCTCTACTTTAGAAAATGAAGAGCAGGAGCAGTTTAAAATCAGCAATATTTTCTTTGATTCTATGTTGAGACAATTGAGAGTTGGTGATAATGAATACAAACTTTCGCCGAAGGAAAATGAGCTTTTAAAATTACTTTGTCTTCACAGAAACGACTTTATGCCGAGAGATCTTGCATTAAGAAAAATCTGGAAAAAAGAAAATTACTTTACGGCAAGAAGTATGGATGTTTATATTGCTAAATTGAGAAAACTCCTGAAAGACGATGACGGTTTAGAAATCATCAACGTTCACGGTGAAGGTTTCAGACTTTTGGTAAAGAACTAA
- a CDS encoding SRPBCC domain-containing protein codes for MNTEIVFNKDFDSKSIYVMKVYDAEVSKVWDYFTQAELLDQWWAPNPWKCETENLNFEEGGVWFYSMNGPEGEKIYSQVKYGEINNGRSFDGIDAFCDENGKIDENSPQTKWLLGFTGVEEGTKLSVNMHFQTEDDMKKQLEMGFEEGFKMGLNQLEEILGNLKI; via the coding sequence ATGAATACTGAAATTGTTTTTAATAAAGATTTTGATTCAAAAAGCATCTACGTCATGAAAGTGTATGATGCTGAAGTTTCTAAAGTTTGGGATTATTTTACACAGGCTGAACTACTTGACCAATGGTGGGCTCCGAATCCATGGAAATGCGAAACTGAAAATCTTAACTTTGAAGAGGGAGGTGTTTGGTTCTACTCCATGAATGGCCCGGAGGGTGAGAAAATTTATTCACAAGTGAAGTACGGTGAGATTAATAATGGAAGGAGTTTTGACGGAATCGACGCATTCTGTGATGAAAACGGAAAAATTGATGAGAATTCCCCGCAAACCAAATGGCTTCTAGGTTTTACAGGAGTTGAGGAAGGGACAAAATTGTCCGTCAACATGCATTTTCAAACTGAGGATGACATGAAAAAGCAACTAGAAATGGGCTTTGAAGAAGGTTTTAAAATGGGTTTGAATCAGCTCGAAGAAATTCTTGGTAATTTGAAAATTTGA
- a CDS encoding helix-turn-helix domain-containing protein, which yields MENLIFEDAYKKFGFEHFSQNNFEGVERIKSQPYIKVLYLPAGYELTVDFNHYKTESPTLFFITYQLLDIKKGSTDEASLIYYNRDFYCIQIHDKEVACDGLLFHNVFENPKVELSDSENDIIKNLFENIKDELQSKDSSSEEMIRTYLKQIIIRATRKWKAQNIEPENLKINHQELDVFRDFSRYLEIHYREKHQVSDYAEMLHVAPKTLSHKFKNLNLESPNQYIINRILLEAKRLLFYTDKTVKEIGYDLGYEDPAYFNRLFTQKVGSTPINFKKNYSSGKKYNI from the coding sequence TTGGAGAACTTAATTTTTGAAGACGCTTATAAAAAATTTGGTTTTGAACATTTCTCCCAAAACAATTTTGAAGGTGTGGAACGTATAAAATCACAACCATACATTAAAGTTTTGTATTTACCTGCAGGATATGAATTGACTGTAGATTTTAATCATTACAAAACAGAATCTCCAACTCTTTTTTTCATTACTTATCAACTTCTCGATATCAAAAAAGGAAGTACGGACGAGGCATCTCTTATTTATTATAACAGAGATTTTTATTGTATTCAAATTCATGATAAAGAAGTTGCGTGCGACGGATTGCTTTTTCACAACGTTTTTGAAAATCCAAAAGTTGAGCTCAGTGATTCTGAAAACGACATCATCAAGAACTTATTTGAAAACATTAAAGATGAGCTTCAGTCTAAAGATTCTTCTTCTGAAGAAATGATAAGAACGTACCTGAAACAAATTATCATTCGTGCCACCAGAAAATGGAAAGCTCAAAATATAGAACCCGAAAATCTAAAGATCAACCATCAGGAACTTGATGTTTTCAGGGACTTCAGCCGTTATCTGGAAATTCATTACAGAGAAAAGCATCAAGTCTCTGATTATGCAGAAATGCTTCATGTTGCACCCAAAACACTGAGCCATAAGTTTAAAAATTTAAATTTGGAGTCTCCCAATCAATACATCATCAACAGAATTCTGCTGGAAGCAAAAAGGCTTCTTTTCTATACAGACAAGACCGTAAAAGAGATTGGTTATGATTTGGGTTACGAAGATCCTGCCTATTTCAACAGACTTTTTACTCAAAAAGTAGGTAGCACACCTATCAATTTCAAGAAAAACTATTCGTCGGGAAAAAAGTACAATATTTAA
- a CDS encoding S9 family peptidase produces MKAPQAKKKENILEIHGDKRIDNYFWMNNRENPEVIKYLEEENAYEEAMMKETEAFQEELYEEMKARYKKDDESLPYFFNEYWYIVRYEEGKEYPIFCRRFQTMENPEEIILDVNILAEGQEFFEVANVAVSPNNELVSFSEDNVGRRIYSLNFKNLKTGEILSDKIENTTGKAVWANDNKHVFYIRKDESLRAYKVYRHELGTNPSEDVLIFHEEDETFDVNVFKTKSLEYIFLASSSTISDEHHFIPSDNVFAEWNVIQPRIDDLEYSVEHYEDEFYIITNADDATNFKIVKTKIDNCRMENWVDVIPHRPEVLLEGFEIFKDYLVLEEREEGLLQIKIINEKNGETYDLPFSDPTYTAYIGLNLEFNTDVLRYGYTSLTVPSSTFEYNMKDKTTKLLKQQEVLGGKFVAENYISERIWAESRDGEVKIPISLVYHKDTKRTAETPVLLYGYGSYGHTVDASFSNVRLSILDRGFIYAIAHIRGGEYLGREWYEDGKMLFKKNTFFDFIDAGKYLIKENYTSSKHLYAMGGSAGGLLVGAVVNYEPQLFNGIVAQVPFVDVVTTMLDETIPLTTGEYDEWGNPNDEEYYHYMKDYSPYDNVEAKDYPHMLITTGFHDSQVQYWEPAKWVAKLRELKTDDNLLLFKTDMSSGHGGASGRFESLKEDALEYAFLMKLENKI; encoded by the coding sequence ATGAAAGCTCCACAAGCAAAAAAAAAAGAAAATATACTCGAAATTCACGGAGATAAAAGAATTGACAATTATTTTTGGATGAACAATCGTGAAAATCCTGAAGTCATCAAATATCTCGAAGAAGAAAATGCTTACGAAGAGGCGATGATGAAAGAGACGGAAGCTTTTCAGGAAGAACTTTACGAGGAAATGAAAGCCCGTTATAAAAAAGATGATGAGTCTTTACCCTATTTCTTCAACGAATATTGGTACATAGTGCGTTATGAGGAAGGAAAAGAATACCCTATTTTCTGCAGAAGATTCCAAACTATGGAGAATCCTGAAGAAATCATCCTCGATGTCAATATTCTAGCGGAAGGTCAAGAGTTTTTTGAAGTTGCCAATGTTGCGGTAAGCCCGAATAACGAATTGGTTTCTTTTTCAGAAGATAATGTGGGAAGAAGAATCTACAGTTTAAATTTTAAAAACTTAAAGACTGGTGAAATTCTTTCAGACAAAATAGAAAACACAACAGGAAAAGCGGTTTGGGCAAATGATAACAAGCACGTTTTTTACATCAGAAAAGATGAAAGCCTTCGTGCGTATAAAGTTTACCGACATGAATTGGGAACAAATCCTTCTGAAGACGTTTTAATTTTCCATGAAGAAGATGAAACTTTTGACGTTAATGTTTTTAAAACCAAATCTTTAGAATATATTTTCTTGGCGAGTTCAAGTACAATTTCAGATGAGCATCATTTTATTCCTTCAGACAACGTTTTTGCAGAATGGAACGTAATTCAGCCAAGAATCGATGATTTGGAATACTCTGTTGAGCATTACGAAGATGAATTTTACATCATCACCAATGCAGACGACGCTACCAATTTCAAAATCGTAAAAACCAAAATCGACAATTGCAGAATGGAAAACTGGGTAGATGTAATCCCGCACCGTCCCGAAGTTTTGCTTGAAGGTTTTGAGATTTTCAAAGATTATCTCGTTTTGGAAGAAAGAGAAGAAGGGCTTTTACAGATAAAAATCATTAACGAGAAAAATGGAGAGACGTATGACTTACCTTTCTCAGACCCGACTTACACGGCTTACATTGGTTTAAATTTAGAATTTAATACTGACGTTTTACGTTACGGATACACTTCGCTTACAGTTCCGAGTTCAACTTTCGAATATAATATGAAAGATAAAACCACCAAACTCTTGAAGCAACAGGAAGTTTTGGGTGGAAAATTTGTTGCTGAAAATTATATTTCAGAAAGAATCTGGGCAGAATCCAGAGATGGCGAAGTGAAAATTCCAATTTCTTTGGTTTATCACAAAGACACCAAGAGAACGGCAGAAACACCGGTTCTTTTATATGGATACGGAAGTTACGGACATACGGTTGATGCGAGTTTTTCTAATGTGAGACTTTCTATTCTGGATCGAGGTTTTATATATGCAATCGCTCACATTCGTGGCGGTGAATATCTAGGAAGAGAATGGTATGAAGACGGAAAAATGTTGTTTAAAAAGAATACTTTTTTTGATTTCATCGATGCCGGAAAATATTTAATAAAAGAAAATTACACTTCTTCAAAACACTTATACGCAATGGGAGGAAGTGCAGGAGGTTTATTGGTAGGAGCTGTTGTAAACTACGAACCACAATTATTTAACGGGATTGTCGCACAAGTTCCTTTCGTAGATGTTGTAACAACCATGTTGGATGAAACTATACCTTTGACGACCGGAGAATATGATGAATGGGGAAATCCGAATGATGAAGAATATTATCATTATATGAAAGATTATTCGCCATATGATAATGTAGAAGCAAAAGACTATCCGCATATGCTGATTACGACTGGTTTTCACGATTCTCAAGTGCAGTATTGGGAACCTGCAAAATGGGTTGCAAAATTACGTGAATTGAAAACTGATGACAATCTTTTATTGTTTAAAACCGATATGAGTTCTGGTCACGGCGGTGCAAGCGGAAGATTTGAATCCTTAAAAGAAGACGCATTGGAATATGCGTTTTTGATGAAACTTGAAAATAAAATTTAA
- a CDS encoding OsmC family peroxiredoxin, with translation MKRNATAVWNGTVKEGKGHLTTQSTTLSQTQYSFSSRFEDGVGTNPEELLAAAHAGCFTMKLSAELSQAGFTPEELTTKSVITLDPSIGKITKSELTLTAKVPGISEEDFQKYAKIAEEGCPVSAAFNFEITLNATLV, from the coding sequence ATGAAACGTAACGCAACAGCCGTTTGGAACGGAACCGTAAAAGAAGGAAAAGGTCATTTAACGACTCAAAGCACAACACTTAGCCAAACTCAATATTCTTTCAGCAGCCGTTTTGAAGATGGTGTAGGAACAAATCCTGAAGAATTATTAGCCGCAGCACACGCAGGATGCTTCACAATGAAGTTGAGCGCAGAACTTTCTCAAGCTGGCTTCACACCTGAAGAATTGACGACAAAATCTGTAATCACATTAGACCCAAGCATCGGAAAAATCACAAAGTCTGAATTGACTTTAACTGCAAAAGTTCCTGGAATTTCTGAAGAAGATTTTCAAAAATATGCGAAAATCGCAGAAGAAGGTTGCCCGGTAAGCGCAGCTTTCAATTTTGAAATTACTTTGAATGCAACTTTGGTTTAA
- a CDS encoding TonB-dependent receptor domain-containing protein — MKLYTTKVILGLFLLFTQFIFAQNLHKSQFQVKGNCEMCKERIESTALKAGATAARYSIDLQTLTLETSDNITSEDILKKIAEAGHDNEKFKASDETYQKLPGCCHYERETQTEKKLTAENHNHSKGENEFFVKGNCESCKARIEKAAKSAGAKSADWNAEKQTITLDFDSSKTSADQILKKIAEVGHDNEKYKTPDDVYKKLPGCCLYDRETAFGEANANVHSDQNATIHDSKKHTDSDSDHQHDKNAKNIEEVKVSASKAATSINKKEAGLVFNIDKKELLKAACCNLSESFETNATVDVSFSNAVTGTKQLKMLGLDQKYTSLTKELLPEIRGLASAYGLNFIPGRWIESIQLTKGGSTVTSGYESITGQINTELIKHSEKSETSLNLFSDFNGRAEANITHVEPINDHWTQTFLLHGNGTFGDTDMNDDGFLDRPKGTQLNAAYLLNFNDLEKSGFGSHFGINFVKDERTAGQIGFDKKLPQDKQTAYGVGIDISRFQVWNKTGYVFKGKPYQSLGWMNQYVYHQQDSFFGLRNYSGQQHTYYSNLIFESIIGNTNHKYKTGASFMYDRYNEDYLTNNFRRNEVVPGIFAEYTLTGLKYTLVAGARADFHNLAGTQFTPRLNFKYDFTPQTILRLSAGRGFRTTSVFAENQQYFASNRNIQILQNGGDIYGLKPEIAWNFGASLQQEFKLFGRKSTLMVDFFRTDFQDQVLVDLDRSPQQLTFYNLEGKSFANSFQTQWDFTPFKNFEVRLAYKYYDVQADYMDGRREIPFMAKHRGFVNLAYATNKNTKGGFWSFDTTLNVVGKQRLPNTASNPVEFQIPAYSQSYAVVNAQISRNFNQKIRAYVGGENLTSYYQKNAIVDFRNPFGNYFDGGMVYAPIMKANFYVGLDVSF, encoded by the coding sequence ATGAAATTATATACTACCAAGGTAATCCTTGGCCTATTCCTCTTATTTACACAATTTATCTTTGCTCAAAATCTTCATAAAAGCCAGTTTCAGGTAAAAGGAAACTGCGAAATGTGTAAAGAAAGAATAGAATCTACCGCTTTGAAGGCAGGAGCTACAGCAGCAAGGTATTCTATTGATTTACAAACACTCACTTTAGAAACGTCAGACAATATTACGTCTGAAGATATTCTTAAAAAAATAGCAGAAGCCGGACATGACAACGAAAAGTTCAAAGCCTCTGACGAAACTTATCAGAAACTTCCGGGATGTTGTCATTACGAAAGAGAAACTCAAACAGAAAAAAAGCTAACAGCAGAAAATCACAATCACTCAAAAGGTGAAAATGAGTTTTTCGTAAAGGGAAACTGCGAATCTTGCAAAGCCCGAATTGAAAAAGCAGCAAAATCAGCAGGAGCAAAATCAGCGGACTGGAATGCAGAAAAACAAACTATAACTTTAGATTTTGATTCCTCAAAAACCTCAGCAGACCAAATTTTGAAAAAAATCGCTGAAGTAGGTCATGATAACGAAAAATATAAAACGCCCGATGACGTTTACAAAAAACTTCCGGGATGTTGTTTGTACGACCGTGAGACAGCATTTGGAGAAGCCAACGCCAATGTACATTCTGATCAAAATGCTACAATACACGATTCAAAAAAACACACAGATTCCGATTCTGATCATCAACATGATAAGAACGCAAAAAACATTGAAGAAGTAAAGGTGTCAGCATCGAAAGCTGCAACTTCTATCAATAAAAAAGAAGCAGGCTTGGTTTTTAATATCGACAAAAAAGAATTATTAAAAGCAGCGTGTTGTAATTTATCTGAAAGCTTTGAAACCAACGCGACCGTTGATGTTTCGTTCAGTAATGCTGTTACAGGCACAAAACAGCTTAAAATGTTAGGTTTAGATCAAAAATACACAAGTTTGACTAAAGAACTTTTACCTGAAATCAGAGGTTTGGCATCTGCTTATGGATTAAATTTTATTCCCGGAAGATGGATTGAAAGTATTCAACTTACTAAAGGCGGAAGTACCGTAACGAGCGGTTACGAAAGTATCACAGGACAAATTAATACCGAACTCATCAAGCATTCTGAAAAATCTGAGACTTCTTTAAATTTATTTTCCGATTTCAATGGAAGAGCTGAAGCGAATATTACCCATGTTGAACCAATTAATGATCATTGGACGCAAACTTTTCTACTTCACGGAAACGGAACGTTTGGAGATACAGATATGAATGACGACGGTTTTCTTGACCGACCAAAAGGAACTCAGTTGAACGCAGCTTATTTACTGAATTTTAACGACTTAGAAAAATCAGGTTTCGGTTCGCACTTCGGAATTAATTTCGTGAAAGATGAAAGAACTGCAGGACAAATCGGTTTTGATAAAAAACTTCCACAAGACAAACAAACTGCATACGGCGTTGGAATTGACATTTCTAGATTTCAGGTTTGGAATAAGACAGGATATGTTTTTAAAGGAAAACCTTATCAAAGTTTGGGCTGGATGAATCAGTATGTTTATCACCAACAGGACAGCTTTTTCGGACTGAGAAATTATTCCGGACAGCAGCATACGTATTATTCGAATTTAATTTTTGAAAGCATTATCGGAAATACCAACCACAAGTATAAAACCGGAGCGAGTTTCATGTATGACAGATACAATGAAGACTATCTGACAAACAATTTCAGAAGAAACGAAGTCGTTCCCGGAATTTTTGCTGAATATACTTTAACAGGTTTAAAATATACTTTGGTTGCCGGTGCAAGAGCCGACTTTCATAATTTAGCCGGAACTCAGTTTACGCCGAGATTAAATTTTAAATATGATTTCACTCCGCAAACTATTTTACGATTATCTGCCGGACGAGGTTTCAGAACTACTTCAGTTTTTGCTGAAAACCAACAGTATTTTGCATCCAACAGAAACATTCAGATTCTTCAAAATGGTGGAGATATTTATGGTTTGAAACCGGAAATTGCCTGGAATTTTGGAGCAAGTCTGCAACAGGAATTCAAATTATTCGGAAGAAAATCTACTTTGATGGTTGATTTTTTCAGAACAGATTTCCAGGATCAGGTTTTGGTTGATCTCGACCGTTCCCCTCAACAGTTGACTTTCTATAATTTAGAAGGAAAATCTTTTGCAAATTCATTTCAGACACAATGGGATTTTACTCCTTTCAAAAATTTTGAAGTGAGACTGGCTTACAAATACTATGATGTGCAGGCTGATTATATGGATGGACGAAGAGAAATTCCTTTTATGGCGAAGCACAGAGGTTTTGTAAATTTAGCATACGCCACCAATAAAAATACAAAAGGCGGATTCTGGAGTTTTGACACCACATTAAATGTTGTCGGAAAACAAAGACTTCCCAATACAGCAAGCAATCCTGTAGAATTTCAAATTCCTGCATACTCACAATCTTATGCAGTTGTAAATGCGCAGATTTCAAGAAATTTCAACCAGAAAATCAGAGCGTATGTAGGCGGTGAAAACCTGACTTCTTACTACCAAAAAAATGCGATTGTAGATTTCAGAAACCCTTTCGGAAATTATTTTGATGGCGGAATGGTATATGCTCCAATTATGAAAGCTAATTTCTACGTAGGACTGGATGTGAGTTTCTAA